TCGATATCATGTTTCAAGTGATCCCAATCAGGCCAAAAATGCCGTCACTTTGATTGGATATAAAGCTAAGGAAAAGCGTTAAATGACCGGAATGGAAACAGATAATTTGGACTAATCGAAATTTAGAGAAGCAGGCGTTTTCCCCAGACACCCCCACCTGATTGCCATTCAACAACCGGTCTTCGCAGCCGTCCGGTGTTCAATACCGTGCTTGTTGAACGTGGCATCCCTCTTACAGAGTGCTGTACAGGTATTGCGCGGTAAACAGATCGAGATGCCCGCCGCCAACATTTTTGTAGACGGTGATCTGGCGGTCGTCGCTGCGGCCTGGATGTTTTCCCTGACATAGCTCAATCAGATCAGCTTCGATTTGCTCATGGTTGATAAGTCCTGTAGCGAGCGGAATTCCGAGTTCACCCGAATCATCACAGCAATGGCGCGTATCGACAAATACCCGTCCGGCACGACGGAACACGTCATCATCGGCTTCACGCATGTCTGGCATATAGGCACCGATCAGATCAACATGAGCGCCCTCTTTGAGGAGTTTTCCCTTAACCAGCGGACTGGTCGACATGGTGACACACGATATCACGTCCGCCTTCGAGACTGTGTTATCGAGATCCTCCACGGCAACGATGTTGACGCCAGCAATGTCAATTCGGCTGGCAAGTTTTTCCGCCCTGTCGACGTTGCGGTTCCAGATAAAGACTTGATCGATCGACGGTCGGCTGGCGCAATGAGCCTGCACCACATGGGGCGCTAGCGGTGTTGTCACGTTAAGTTTCTCTGGCCGGAAAGACCAGGGGCTCGTAGATATTCATGCGAAACAGGCCGCAATTTTCCATGCATCGAAAGCTTCGAGGCGATGGTAGCGAATTGTGTGTGCGGCTCGGCGACGAGATGGAACAGAGAAACAATTGCGGGTCGCTGAGTGCATGGAGACGAACCGTTGCAACGCTCCAGGTGACCGATGACCTTGCATGGTTCGCTCCCGTTTCCTAAACGGCAGATGGCTATTTTCGGCCCGATTATTGAGGCCCTTGTGCGACCAATGGTCAAGGCCGGGTGCCACTTCTGCCTTTGCTGCACCGTAGGAGCGGAGCTTATCGGTGATGATCCGTTTGGGAGCAAAGCCATAGCGCTTCATTAACGCCACAAGCAATCGCTTTGCCGCCCTTTTATCACGCCGCTTCTGCAAGATTTCTTCGAGAACGGAGCCATGTTGATCCACCGCACGCCAAAGCCAGAATTTTTCTCCAGCGCATTTGACGACCACTTCGTCCAAATACCAAACATCGCCGGGGCGCGCCTGAC
The sequence above is drawn from the Brucella anthropi ATCC 49188 genome and encodes:
- a CDS encoding IS6 family transposase; the encoded protein is MQTSDIIFKRHRFPPQIIAHAVWLYLRFNLSLREVEEMLLERRIDVSYETVRRWIAKFGPQITRNLRRRQARPGDVWYLDEVVVKCAGEKFWLWRAVDQHGSVLEEILQKRRDKRAAKRLLVALMKRYGFAPKRIITDKLRSYGAAKAEVAPGLDHWSHKGLNNRAENSHLPFRKRERTMQGHRSPGALQRFVSMHSATRNCFSVPSRRRAAHTIRYHRLEAFDAWKIAACFA